The DNA region ATCTGACCCAGAATCTCCGGCATGCACCGGACGCCAACCCGTGCAAATTTTCGGCCCCACCTGACCGCCCGAAGGTTCGAAACGCTCAATCTCGGCGATTCCACACGAATTTCAAGAGAATTTCGACGTCCCGCCACCCGCCTTTACGCTGCATCAGCCATCAGAATCGTGGGTGTCCTGGTTTTCCGACGTCCTCTGGTTCTTTAGCGGTTCCGAGCGAATTTAATGAGAATTTCGACGCCCAGCCACCCGCCTTTGCGCTGCATCAGCCATCAGAATCGTGGGTGTCCTGGTTTTCCTCAAAAAATGTGTGTCCCGGTTTTCTCCCAGGGCGTTGCTAACACTCTGGGTGTCTTGGTTTGCGTCCCCCAGGGCGTTGCTAACACTCTGGGTGTCCTGGTTTGCGTCCTCAGAATCGTGGGTGTCCTGGTTTTCCTATCAGGCGCCATCCAGGACCTCTCCGACGAGGAGGCTGCCAATCACTAGCTGACCGTCTTTCGCGGTCCACTCAAGCATGCCAGCTGCCCAAGTAGTGTGGCCCAGTTTTTCGGTATTAAAATGCCGCGACCGATTGGCCGCGGCACTGGCAAGTTGACGAACTGGTGTCTCAATTAATGAAGACGGCATACTTGCTGGTAAACCGACTCGCTGTTTAGTCCACGAACTCCTCGCTCAGCGTTTCAAACCAAGCATCGAGGTTCTGACCCGAGCCGAGTTGATAGGCTGATCCGTTTCTGAAACCCCATAGTTCGCAATAATCGGCGTCACACAGCCGGACCGTGCATGGATTCATTCCGCAACTCGGCCCCGAACCCGGCTGACTCGCTGTTCCAGCAATTGAGTCAAATTGAATCCCTTCATGCCCCGATTGCGTTGAAGACATTTCTCCAGGATTCGGAACAGGGCTAGAATTCGGACGGATAAAATCTGTGATCTTGTCACAGCCGGTGGCGCCTGAACAGTAGTAGAGACTGCAGTCCCCACCTCCGCTACAGGTGACAATAAAGCACCCGCTAGAGCACTCATGGGTAGGAGTGGCGCGTGCCTCATCTACCGAAACGGCAAGCCCCAACCCCAGTAGGATCAGAAAACTTGAAAGATACTTCATTTGGTTCTCCTCCTATTGCCATTGACATCCAACGTTCGTCAACCCTGCCCAAGGAAAATCCTATGGGACTTCAACGCAACTTGTCAAGCTGCAACAAGCGGGAATCCCAAGAGGGAATCCAAAACATCCACAAAATCCGGGACACCCACAATTTGCAGGAAATTTCCTACAGCACGAATCGGCAATCTAAGGATTTACCGGCTCCCGGTCTCAAGCCATCATTGCCGCATGACTTATCCACGCCACCAACTAGTCAGCCATGAAGAGCCTGGCTTCTACCATTGTGTAAGCCGGTGCGTGCGTCGTGCTTTTCTCTGCGGGGTGGACCAGCTTACCGGAAAGAACTTTGAGCATCGGCGTGAGTGGATCGAGGATCGGATATTCCAGCTTGCAGATAGCTTTTCCATTTCCGTATTTGCATATGCGGTAATGTCAAATCATGTCCACGTGGTTTTGCGTTGCGATCCGGTCACGCCCTGGCAATGGACAGACAGGGAAGTTGCCGAACGCTGGTTAGCGATATTCCCCGGCTCGATCAGTAACCGTGACGATCCGGCCTGCGTGGAGCGGGCCGCCCTCGCGCTTCTTGGGAACGCCGAGAGACTTGACGTCACTAGTGTCCGGTTTAAAAGCCGAATAGATTCAATTGGTTACCGTCTTTGATCTGATCCAGATCGCTTCGGTCGATCGTAACCGCCTGTTTCAACTGTGTTTTTTCAAATACAGTTATGGAGATAATCTGTAGCATTGCGTGCAGCGAAATATCGAGGTCCAAACGCTTTTTGATGATGGCGATCAGCACATAGGTCGACACAGCAATCCAAATTTGTGTCTTGACTGCGTTCTCCGATCGGCCGAAGAAGCACTTGATACGGAGATTTTGCTTGATCCACTTGAAGAACAGCTCGACCTGCCACCGGCTTTTGTACAACGCGCAGATCGTAAGAGCCGGGAGTTGGAACTGATTGGTGAGAAATACCAGGGTCTTTCCGGTTTCCGGGTCCTTGAAGCGAATGCGTCTCAAGTGTTGAGGATAGTACTTGCTTGGACGCTGGCCGCAGAGCGCAATAGTTTGGTCGCAGATCAGCCCAGCTTGCCGATCTGTAGCAGCAGAATAGACCCGCCGGAAGTCCAGGTTTGATTTGGCCCGGATTACAAAGAAGGCGCCGGCCTGGGCCAGATTGAATAGTCGAGCATAGTCCAGGTAGGCCCGATCCATCACGTAAAACGAACCTGCCTCCGGAATCAGCAAGTCTAGAACATTGACGTCGTGCAGCTTGCCGTCGGAGATATGAATGAAGCTGGGAATCGATCCGCGCAGATCCAGCAGGGTATGAAGTTTGACTGCCGCTTTTGCCGTGCGAAATGGTGCCCATGGGAACATCGACAGACATAGGTCGATGGTGGTTGAGTCGAGTGCGTAAACCGTATCGGGAAGACCCGAGCTTATGGATTCGTCGACATAGAGGCTTCTCGCTTGTGCAATCAGATGCTGGGCATAGTCGCCGTAAATTCTCCAATCTCGCGACTCGTTTGCATCGGCAAGAGTTGCTCGACGAATCGGCTGGCGAAAGCCCATGTGGTAAAGCTTTGCAGACTGAACCTGGAGACAGGCTTCGATGTCCCGCAGGCTCTCGCGGTAGGTCAGCTGGGCAAAGGCCATACAGCGGAACTGTTCGGCGCAGCTCAGAGTTCGCACTCGCCGGTTGCCGTCGTATCGGTCGACGGTGCGGTGGAAAGTCTTCCAGGGAAGGAAATCCATAATCTGAGCAAAAAGCGTCTTGCCGATGTTCATTTGCCACTCCGGAGGGCACGGTATCGG from Wenzhouxiangella sp. AB-CW3 includes:
- a CDS encoding IS4 family transposase; its protein translation is MNIGKTLFAQIMDFLPWKTFHRTVDRYDGNRRVRTLSCAEQFRCMAFAQLTYRESLRDIEACLQVQSAKLYHMGFRQPIRRATLADANESRDWRIYGDYAQHLIAQARSLYVDESISSGLPDTVYALDSTTIDLCLSMFPWAPFRTAKAAVKLHTLLDLRGSIPSFIHISDGKLHDVNVLDLLIPEAGSFYVMDRAYLDYARLFNLAQAGAFFVIRAKSNLDFRRVYSAATDRQAGLICDQTIALCGQRPSKYYPQHLRRIRFKDPETGKTLVFLTNQFQLPALTICALYKSRWQVELFFKWIKQNLRIKCFFGRSENAVKTQIWIAVSTYVLIAIIKKRLDLDISLHAMLQIISITVFEKTQLKQAVTIDRSDLDQIKDGNQLNLFGF